From Amphiura filiformis chromosome 20, Afil_fr2py, whole genome shotgun sequence, a single genomic window includes:
- the LOC140143026 gene encoding uncharacterized protein produces MTSCISSGFDLADVSIPEFPAGQHPVFMEIGYETDTGPIGLKPFWMDFEEFKYDIPYVKALGANPEADVFPLNFKSVLYLPTFLLAESSRLSYNLNASEADIIAMTDVSYNIQKEGSKFKADFKPDGDWEAYGPRFGIIEKVVSQRWFGRWDSNSRSCADHHYDFNTIKFRSATGNIQADKEIVSPFFPSDIIKVPSLNQIPYGTVEVFANFTITSAFDCLP; encoded by the exons ATGACATCCTGTATAA GTAGTGGTTTTGACCTAGCAGACGTTTCAATCCCAGAATTCCCTGCTGGCCAGCATCCTGTTTTCATGGAAATCGGCTACGAGACAGACACTGGACCGATAGGATTAAAACCATTCTGGATGGATTTTGAGGAGTTCAAATACGACATACCATACGTGAAGGCTCTGGGTGCGAATCCCGAAGCTGACGTTTTTCCATTAAATTTCAAATCCGTGCTTTATTTGCCGACGTTTCTGTTAGCAGAATCGTCGCGATTGTCGTACAATCTTAATGCAAGCGAAGCGGACATTATAGCAATGACCGACGTTAGTTATAACATCCAGAAAGAAGGCTCGAAGTTCAAAGCCGATTTTAAACCTGATGGGGATTGGGAAGCTTACGGACCACGATTTGGCATTATTGAAAAAGTCGTCTCGCAAAGGTGGTTTGGAAGATGGGATTCGAACTCCAGATCTTGCGCCGATCACCATTACGACTTCAATACAATCAAATTCCGGTCTGCTACCGGGAACATTCAAGCTGATAAAGAAATAGTTTCGCCGTTTTTTCCCTCAGATATTATTAAAGTACCAAGTCTAAATCAGATTCCGTATGGGACGGTTGAAGTTTTTGCGAATTTCACAATCACGTCCGCTTTTGATTGTTTACCTTAG
- the LOC140142835 gene encoding uncharacterized protein — protein sequence MQQLPSTTQQKTTMAFTVDSLIASSSPISRPPLTFPGFGSFLPPPPSHHAASVLQNGLFHHHHHQSTVPFSMNIRNSIPLVSSATALMSADSAGCAAVFSSASLPSSLSVSGFHPHSHPGLRTHQYSPPPPLSSIASQHHKDLLETSDTSISPTTDNAPTLNDNELTTEVASSPDSEDKLDSNDIQKDTSLSVDDDMLDDSSDGGKGNGGGKSRRRRTAFTSEQLLELEKEFHSKKYLTLSERSQIARVLQLSEVQVKIWFQNRRAKWKRLKAGITGGRTGSNPANSKLVVPIPVHVNRFAIRSQQQCRPRLPEPNNVMPTLGGQMGLHSHHLPTHSFTGKSVT from the exons ATGCAGCAATTGCCGTCAACCACGCAACAGAAAACTACTATGGCGTTTACCGTAGATTCTCTGATAGCTTCATCGTCTCCAATATCAAGACCACCTCTAACATTTCCAGGTTTCGGAAGCTTCTTACCACCACCGCCATCTCACCATGCAGCTTCAGTCTTGCAAAATGGACTttttcatcaccatcatcaccaatcTACCGTACCTTTTTCAATGAACATACGAAACTCTATCCCGCTAGTGTCGTCTGCTACGGCGCTAATGTCTGCTGATTCTGCGGGTTGTGCCGCGGTGTTTTCATCGGCCAGTTTACCGTCTTCGTTGTCTGTATCAGGGTTTCATCCTCATTCTCATCCAGGTTTAAGGACACACCAATATAGTCCTCCTCCTCCGTTATCTTCGATAGCATCTCAACATCATAAAGACTTATTGGAAACATCAGATACAAGTATCAGCCCAACTACCGATAACGCACCGACACTGAATGACAACGAGTTAACTACAGAAGTAGCTTCTTCACCAG ATTCCGAAGATAAATTGGATTCTAACGATATTCAAAAAGACACTTCTCTTAGCGTTGACGATGACATGTTAGACGATTCCTCGGACGGCGGTAAGGGAAACGGAGGCGGCAAATCACGGCGACGCCGTACAGCGTTCACCAGTGAACAACTGCTTGAATTGGAAAAAGAATTCCACAGCAAAAAGTACCTGACGCTAAGCGAACGATCTCAAATCGCTCGCGTTCTTCAACTCAGCGAAGTACAAGTGAAAATATGGTTCCAAAATCGCAGAGCGAAATGGAAGCGATTGAAAGCTGGAATAACTGGTGGAAGAACTGGTAGCAACCCTGCGAATTCCAAGCTTGTTGTgcctatacctgtacatgtaaaCAGATTTGCCATTCGCTCGCAACAACAATGCAGGCCACGTTTGCCTGAACCAAACAATGTGATGCCAACATTAGGCGGACAAATGGGACTTCATTCGCATCATTTACCAACACATTCTTTCACGGGTAAAAGTGTGACTTAA